attatgtcATTCCACGTTGTTAACATTTATTTTCCCGAaaataaacatttatttttacttttttaattttaaaattcaaaacacGGTTTTCTATGTTTTACAAAATCACACTCCTTGTTAGTCAGAAAATTTCAAGTACAACTACTATTAGATTTTTGAACTTTTATcaaatttactattttatttttaaattatttaattaacatatttatattttataaaatttaattttaattatttaattaaataaattattaatcaatttattttaatttcatcattaaaattaaataatatgaatatttaaaattataataattaaataatacataatattaaaattatagaaaatatacaatataaatatttaagttattgaaaaaaaattagatggtatataatataaaaatattttaatttagtgatTTTGAACTATATGTGATTTAAAAGTTGaaaacttaataataatttaatttaaattttaattggatATAATTATCATATtctgatatttaaaaaataaagttttactAGTGTAAGCGCTTTTAAGAGGAGAGTGttcatttctttttgtttcttttcatTTATCCGCTAGTGATACTTAATAGCATTTCTATTACAGTGTTACCTATTTCTGTCACACAGGTCTATATGTACGAAAGCGTCAGATGTCCTCTCCATGTTAGACGGTCACTTAATTCCTTCAAATGCGCGCGAGCAGGGTTGTCTGGACCTGTTGTCATTTATTGTGTCATGCCATTGGGCTGTGTTTCTTTCTACTCAACCTGAGCTTGTCAGTGACTCGACCCGTTCGCGTGCACGGATCAAAACTGAAAATGTTAGTTCGATTTATCGTGGAAACTTTATGAATTTTGAGACAGTACTGACTTTTTGAATCCGACCTCATTTTGATATGGTAAAGTCCGGCCCACATATGATTTAATTATTGTtgttttcaatatatatatatttatactatttaaacTGAGAAATTATggacatatataaaaattttaattaaatttaaaaatataaaactaattataataaaatatgaaaaattcagTAAATTTagcttttactttttttaataaaaatgattttaagCTATCAAGTTTCATTTTGTTAATTAAAcaactattttattaaaattgaaatttaaaatataataatttaattattatttatataatttaataattttatggctttaatatttataattttaatatttataataatttaatcattttaatttaatttttttaattaataataaatttaataaaaagactATTGTCTTAATAAAGTGAAAATTCAGGCTAAATTGTTTACTATAAAGAGTTTAGATAGTAAAtcatacttttattttaatagatcCCGGAGACTAAACTGAATTTATCCTTAAAAATTATTAGCGTGGCAGCAAACTCTATAAATTCAGAGGCACAGATGTCTAATCCTGCACGCATTACAACAAACAAAAAGCTCAGCATCAAGTCATCGACAACTCTGGCTCCCcaatttttctttctcttttcaaCTTCAACATCCACAGCGTTCCTTTTTCTCGTGATCCCTTCAGAAAATCAGGCCAAAACATTTGcgcgctctctctctctctctctatttctttcaaATAAAAGCATACATGTTCTGGTTACCTTCTCATCCACttgcatatcatatcatttcttCTCCTGATCTCCTCTCCTTTCTATTCTCATTTTTAGTGTGATCGATACGATTTCCTTCAATCCTTTCGTCACTGCAACACTTTAATCTGTATATAATGTTTAACGGACATGTAGAAGTAATCAGCATTGCGAACTAGAGCTGAGGAAATATGGGGGgtcatagagagagagagatcatgaacgaagaagaggaggagaagGATGAGAAGCAGGAGGATAGAGAGTATGAAGTGACGGGTGTTAGAGATAGAATACACTCGTCGTTAGGGAGCAGATTCAATCTCATAGAAAACGAGTTCGGGATTGAGTCAGGGAATCGCCGAATGTTCAGTCGCGAATCGGTAATCAATGGTATTCGTTACGTCTCCAGGGGTCTCTTTATTCATCCTGAAAACAGGTAATTAATCTCCTTTCTCCAGAGTAATTggtattaattcaattttttttttttttgaaacaaaAACTTATTTTGGGTAGACGATCTTAGATTTTGATGAGGATTAGCCGAGACCGTGTTTCCCGCCATTGGATTACAAGTGGCGGAGTTTTACTGGTTGGACTATCAAGTACCATGGCCACTACTTGGACTTTCTGAATATTAAATGGTTCGCGATTGTCCAGTTGTATGGCTTGATTTTAGTGTGTCAAAATTACACCACCCGTGCGTTTTACTgtagtaaaaaattttattattctttttttatttgtctaatttttaaataataatttatttattaactcattcaaatattttaatttaataagcattaaaaattaaaaattaaatgctttaaaaTATTcgaattgtttatttttttaatgaaacaaTATAagtaaatagatttttttttttttaaaacatgcCATGGCTAAATGCATGAAAGTAAGAGGTAGCTAACTATAGCTAATTAACCTGTGGAATTTAGTGATTGTGAAGGTAGCTATTACGAGTTGTTTTTGCTATAGTTGATCTCACTCGACATTGTTTTTTAAGAAGCATTTGTCATTTGTCATTgtgtctttattttttttttttttaaattgaaagttgCAATCCATGTGATAGATATATCAATTTGTGAAAAATTATTCTCCCATTGATGGCTTGGATAATAGTCATAACTCAGGAATAAAGATTATATTTCTTATTAACGTTGATTATTTTTCTTCTACTATGTGAGAAGTGAATTTTGATAGTCCtacaatttataattatttttacctaaattaaaaataaatattacaaaTTTATATGATTTGGTTTTCTATGGATTGATTGACCTTATCTgattttctttttgaattttatgAGGCTGAATAAGGTTTTAGATTATGAAGCAATGTGATCCCTTCTCATATATTATAGTTGTTTTTTTGGTGATTAAGCCATGGATGAACTAATTTCATGTCTACGGTAAAACGTATTTGAGAGAGATCTCAGCTCTTCGTGTGTGTCAAATTCAATGGTAATAAGGAAAATTATCTTCCTTTATAGCGTAAATCATGTCTCTGCACAATAAATGGTACCAAATGCTAATATAGTTTGATTGCGAGTGCTTGTTATTACTAAAGTGGGCAATCTACTCATCCTTGTTATTAGCTGGGGTTTAGTTACTTGTCAATTTATGCAGATGGTATAGGGCATGGACGAAGTTCATACTAATATGGGCAATCTACTCATCCTTCTTTACACCCATGGAGTTCGGTTTCTTCAGGGGCTTACCTGAGAACCTATTCATTCTGGACATCGTTGGACAGCTTGCTTTCCTTTTCGATATCGTTCTACAGTTCTTCATTGCCTACAGAGACAGCCAGACATATCGGATGATCTATAAGCGCACTCCTATTGCTATTCGGTACATTTTGCTTTTCCTCCATTGTTCCTTTGtgctttataaaattttcatttattttttatgtaatagcttataGCCATATATGATTGCTTAGTTCATACATAGTTAAtcgttataaatatttaattatatagcaTGAGCATTTTCAGTGAAAAATTATTGTCTAAGATTTTATTATAGTTATTGTTTATGGTGATCATATGTAATAGGTCTGACCTGTGCAAGGGTTGCATGATAAAATTAGTTAGGTtgtatgataaaattaatttacgTGCGTGAGAGAAAAGGGACTGTTGCACCTATTGCATTTTGGTGCTTATTATTATTAGCAAAGAGATTTATTAAGCAACAGGTAGAAAACTATCCTCGTAGAGTAGATCCCTGGTTTGGAGGATTCACAGTCCAGCCATTTACAAGTGTCTCATTCTACTACACATGACTAATCAGTTAGAACACCTGTTAGCGGACATAGGGCAATACCTAATCGGTAATAAGACATGCGACATCTAATATCATGAATGATTATCTCTAATTTCCAAGGACAGGAGGAAAGTGGGGAAGCTAAGATATGAGTCAATTGAACACAACAGACTTTATggctagaaaaatattatattcgaGGGATTAGTGCATACTTCCCTCTATTGCAAGTAAATTAGCTCACACTTTGTATGCTAGCGATATGCATGTGTTCATCTCATTCAAATGTAACAGGTGGGATAGCGCAGAAatcttctatttaaatttaaggattaaaattaattggaaTTAAACTGAATGGTGcacctaaattttaatttcagtatCTAATTTTggtcacatatatatatatatataaaatatataaatatatataaattatatatgtatataatgtAAAAGGGGATCAAATTGGATTAACCAGTTAAGATTTGGttcaaaatcaatttttaatcaatttaatttttttctgatttcaACTTCAATATTGAActgatttaattttgatttttaactgCACAATTGGCACGTTTAAACTGACCTGATAATTTGACTAATTTCTCTCGTGCTCTTTTACGAGCATTAATGTGCATAGACAAATTATTAGTTAGGAACGGCTAATGTGATTTGCATTCCGCATCTCTTGTGAGTTGTGAGCCGACTGTTGCACGCTGGTCTAGCTAATAATTTTGTCTTTGTCTGTTCTTGTTTTCTAGTTGAATTTTTGTTCCTTTTCTTATTCCGTTAATGTTAAGCGCAAACAAGTAAATTCGAGTCTCAGTGAATTGTACATTTGCTTTCTTTCAAGACTTTATTCCTTTATTTTTAAGGGTTAATTCGCCGCTGATTTTCTCTCCCTTGTTGCAGGTACTTGAAATCTCATTTTTTCATTGATTTACTTGCTTGCATGCCCTGGGACATGATCTATAAGGTATTCATTTATTTCTCTGCTAATTTCTACAACTCCTAATATCCTTTCTCTCCCAAGTTTTAGGGAGTCTTTATTGCCTTGGATATTTATTTCCTAAATCTATTTACTTCTAGTAATATGTCTACCTAATTTTTCGGTTATTAGCTTCAATCTGATTAATGTCATTAGCGAAACAGTTGACATCACCTTTCCTCTTTATTCATTAATATTATGCCTGGTTAGACTAGATTTGCTTATACGTTTTCATTTCCTTCGTTTTAGCTCACAAACAATTAGGTTCAACTAGATGtacattgttattatttttgctGCTCGTAACATGATGGTGTCTGTTAGTGATTATAGTAACCAGTAGCTCCCCCTTTAGCTGTACTTTCTCCTTCAAACTTGTTTCAACACGTTATGTGGAAACCCTTTATCTTGTTGGCACCTTCATCGTTTGTCATTTCAATACAAATGTTTCGTTGGATGGTGTACCTTGAATGGACATCAAAATTGTGATTTATTGTGAGGTAGAGGATTTATTCATGGTCCTTCTTTGGAGGCAAACGGAACTTGAAAGCTAGAACTACACAAATTTTTTGTAATATCATCAATATCTAACAGGTGCCCATTGCACAAGGCTTCGTTCATTTCATCGTTTCAGTTATTTGATTTCAAAAGTTTAGATCACAATGGAGCAATCTTAGAACTGCACCAAGGATCATCCTCATGTCATGAATGTTTGaagtttttaaatgtttttatacaGGCTTGTGGACGTAAAGAAGAAGTGAGGTATCTTTTATGGATTAGGCTAAGTCGGGTGCGcaaattaactaattttttccaaaatatGGAGAAGGATATACGAATCAATTACCTATTCACAAGAATTGTAAAACTTACAGCTGTAGAACTCTACTGCACACACACAGCTGCCTGCATTTTTTACTATTTGGCTACCACTCTTCCATCCTCTGAAGAGGGTTATACTTGGATTGGAAGCCTAAAGATGGGTGACTACAGTTATTCACACTTCAGAGAGATTGATATCTGGAAGCGTTATGTAACATCTTTATATTTTGCTATTGTCACTATGGCCACTGTTGGTAAGTACCCTTTTGTTCGGCATATGGTACTTAACACAACCgataaaattatgtttttctgATTTATACTTCCCTTATTAATCTCACAAGCGCATACATAGGCTTCAAAACAATTACAAAAAGGTTAGAGGGtccaaaatttatattattcaccAACCTAATTCTAAACTAAAGGGCTCTCGTTAAGTGAAACTTTTGTTCAATCTATTGGATAAAAAGgaatacaaaaaaaatattgattgcAATTAGAATTTTACTTATCTGTatgaatttctttttattttccagCGAGGGCTTAATTTTGATCTGCTGCTGTACTGTTTGAACAGATTTTCTATTGTTGCATTGGTTCAAGGCATCAGATTTCTTTTATTATCTGTTaaaatgtaatagttagctTATATTAGAAAGTCCATCATGCTGGATGTAGGAGATGCTTAAAGGTCATTAAATTTGCAGGTAGAACGAATGAAATTGAAGTCTTTTGCCAGAGAGATAATTGGGAAAAATAGTGGCTCGTTTGGAAATCTTAAGATTTATATTTAACAGAACAGTGGTTTGTCTGCCATGGCTCTTGTTTTTGTTCTAAGTTTGCTTGTCATGATAGCATGAGGCATTACCTGCACCTTAGTTTTCATGACGAGAAtctcattttatgttttggaGCCTGTAAGGGCCATCTTCTCCAATAACGAAATCAACTCATTGAGGCAAGGCTGTTCCAACtccaataataaattataatgccGGAAAATCCTTCTTGTTTGATTTTTAAATGCTTTCAGTTTGCTAGACTTCCATCTTCATTTGAAATGcattgtttttttaaattttgttagtTGCACTTAAAATAGTTCACATTTTCCAAAATTTTTCTTAAAGTTGTGCCAGTTTTATTTGAAGAAACTTTCCTACTGTACGCTTTCATTTTGTTGGTGTCTGTTGAATGCTAACAAGTGTCCTCCTTTTGCCACAGGGTATGGAGATATACATGCTGTAAATATGAGGGAAATGATATTTGTGATGATATATGTGTCCTTCGATATGGTTCTTGGTGCTTATCTTATTGGTAATATGACCGCGCTAATTGTAAAAGGATCGAAGACAGAGAAGTTCAGGGATAAAATGACAGATCTCATCAAATATTTGAACAGAAACAGACTTGGAAGGGACATCCGTAACCAGATCAAAGGCCATTTGCGCTTACAGTACGAGAGTAGCTACACTGAAGCTTCTGTACTTCAGGATATTCCTATATCTATTCGTGCTAAGGTAAAATATACCACAGAAGAGTGATCTTCATTCTGTTTTTCAATCTTTTCTAATAGCCAAATAtttcttaaatataaaaatgagcGTTTTGGCAAAAATAGAATGATATTCCCTGTTCGAACAATTTAGCCTCAGTTCCTGTTTTCTTATATGGGTACAGTGTCCTGTATTCCACACCGTTTTAAAACAGACGGATAATTTTTGGCTTCCTTTAGAGAGATGAGATTTCAATCATGTGATGAAAGATACTGCCTGCCCAAAATCTCTCAATCTTCTAATTATATTCACAAAGCACCAAATGGAAACAAAAAAATTACGACGCTCCTAAAATACCCGCTTTTACAGAAATTTTATTCTCAGCCAATCCAGATAGTCATAAACTAGCTTTACAACTGGTTAGGCTTATTGTCTTCAATCCTGAACAAGCCAGGTTTCTCCCAGAAAGAAATTGTCAAAATTTGAACCTCAATGCATCACCAAGAATAACAGAAGTTTCCAACAGCAGGAAAGGTGTGGATATTTTGGTAAAATTGGACAACAACAGTTGCAACACAATTACTATTATTCATTGGATATAGGGATCCCATGGAGGGGACGAGAATATAATACCATCGCCCACATAAAAATGACTTGTCTTTCTGGTTACCTAATGTTTTCAATACCTATCCGTGCTAGTGGATTCTGATTTCttgtttataattttacatatttaattCGAGGTGTATAGGAAATTCAGGCTTCTCATTACTTAGTTGCTCCTTTTGCAGATTTCCCAAACACTATACATGCCATATATTGAAAAAGTTCCCCTGTTCAAAGGATGCTCCGCAGAATTTATTAATCAGATTGTAAGTTATTTTTGCTAATTTGTTGTGCCGTTTCGTTTGATAGATGATACATAAGTTAAATCAAAGTGAATGTCCAATGGGGTTGGCATTATGGAAACTAGAAGATCTATTACTTTATCTGATTTAAATCCATTGTGGATTTCATCGGCGATTGCCGTCACAAGGTAGTATGATACCATTATAAGAAATTTTTGAATCCAGTGACCTTTTTTCTTCTACTTAATTTTTGAATCCAGTAACCTTTTTCTACAATATTGCATGGTGGTGCCAAAGGAGGTGAATCTGACTCGAGCGCTCTTGGAAAACGGATAAATGAACATGGCAAGTGCATATATGTGTGAAAATCATTTTCACTGGTGGACTCATGGGCTAACGGGTAGTAATAACAACTTAACAAGTAGTTCATGGTTATTGAACAATAACCACTGAGAGTCCGACATTATTAATGCACTTATGagtgaattattattttttaaatatattaattaaagtattaaaaaatagcttaaaaatacataatagctaaatatttttttttcaacaacTATTTAATAAAGAGCAGTTTTGCCTCTCAAATCAAACAGGTAATAGGCCTTGATGGCCTGGGTTATATAAATCGATTTGACCATTCTTTTCTGTCCAATGAGACATCCTCTGCTAACTCAAGAGTTGTGGTTACTGTTTTCCTCGCGTCCTTGGAACAAGtcacttttttttctctctcactGGTGCATTCCTGGGTCTATCTTGTTCATAGCAAACCACTGTTAATCACTCCCTATTTGTCATCATATTGTACAAACTCTAGCTTTTTCTGGATAGTTTTTCCGCTATTCTCTGCTTTATTGCGTGGCTGGGTAACCATTATGGCTTAAGTCTCCTGTGcactcatcttttttttttttttccatctaATGTTGCAGGTTATTAGGCTTCATGAGGAGTTTTTTCTCCCAGGAGAAGTAATTATGGAGCAGGGAAATGTTGTTGATCAACTTTATTTTGTCTGTCATGGCGTACTGGTACAATTCCATTTACTACGCTCACTTGTTCCGATATctaattaaattgatataatgtttaTGTTCTTTATGTGTTCCACAATTTTTTATATACTGCTTCCTAGTCTTGTAGTATCTCTGGACAAGATGTTAGGATGCTAAAACGATGAGCTCATTCTCAACAATTTTGCTTGTCATTGAATTAGACATGAATTTTCCTACACGGGCAAAACTACAGGGGGGCTAGTGCCTGCCCTGGCTTCCGACCATTTtgttagaaattttattttaattaagtgtCATTTCTCCATAACTAAACTTTTAGCATTGCCCTTACTAAATTTTAACATTGTCCCACTGAATAATAGATgttattttttagttatttttgttcttaattaaataacaaaacaaaTTTGACAAACAAAAAAACAACTCGTCTCACTTTtcctttaaaagaaaaattgcaTCGCTTATGATTTGAAATTGCAAGgatgatattaataaaaacaatattaatgatgttcatgatttttttttttttttttcatttgaatGTGCATATAACCTCCCATATACGCATGCATACTTTCGCTGTCAAATATTGCTTATTAAGTCATCATTTCTGCACGGGCaagtattaaaattttcagtACTTGAATTCTAGTATGGCGTTTGCTAGAGTTCGTTTTCCAATGTCTGCTGGTGAGAGAGAATATTGTGCAATGTTACATCTTATGATGTGGTCGTTGATTAATCTCTCAACAATTGTTTCGAAAAAAATCTTTCAACAATTTGTGACTAGATAAACTCTCTAGTCAACTCTATTTTGTCCTAGTTATGCAAAATTGTTTCATTTCTGAACAGTTCATGTAGGAAATAGATCGTGACGTTCTCAACATGCAGATTTATTTAAGATAGCCATTACGCCCCTTCTTCTGGATGCAGGAGGTGGTTGGAACAGGGGAAGATGGATCAGAAGAGACTGTTTCACTTTTACAACCTAACAGCTCATTTGGAGAAATTTCTCTCGTCTGCAATATTCCTCTGCCATATACTATTCGCGTTTGTGAATTGTGCCGGCTTCTGCGGCTTGACAAACAATCTTTCTCTAATATACTTgagatatatttttatgatggtCGTAAGATCTTGAACAACATTCTAGAGGTAACTAAGCTCTGATTTTGTACACAATTTGGTCCAAATTATTTCCCTGCTAtattctttttctcttcaaCCATCACTTCATGCATGTGTGCTAGAATACTTTGTGTGCAATccaattattaaatttactttataaATTGGATTTATACATGTTAATCAAGATGTCTAAAACTCAAAACTGACAGGGAAAAGAAAGCAGTCTTCGAGACAAGCAATTAGAGTCAGACCTTGCATTTCACATTGGAAAGCAAGAAGCTGAACTTGCTTTGAGGGTGAATAGCGCAGCTTATCATGGAGACCTCTATGAGCTAAAAGGCTTTGCTCGAGCAGGAGCGGGTCTGAACAGAACAGATTATGATGGAAGATCACCCTTGGTATGATGTGTTGATGATTTGTACATAATTAatgtatatatgtatttatacACACACTCATACCCATTTTAGTCTATCTCTACCTTGAATATTTTCTTGTTCCCTTTGATGGCTATTTGTAACTTCATGTGACATGTTTTTCTAAATGCATATTGTTGCCTTTGGTTTAATGAAGAGTTAACTAGCAAACAGTAATCTTTACACTATTTGCTTTGATGGGGATCATAGTACTCTTCACGTTACCCTAAAGTACCAGGTCTGATAAGCATGCCTGGACATGGTAATGAGTTATGACTCATTTACACTTCAAATTAGTGGAACAATCTGGGAATATAAGCCAGCCAACATCTGGACATGCTTGTTCCTGGGTAACATACATTGGGAGCTTGGAACAAGTGTCATGTAATTTCAGGACTGGACTTCAATTATATAGTTTTGACCATATAACACTAGTTCATGCCCAGCGCAGAGGCTATATCAGATCAAGATTTTATAGATTCAGTTCCAGATAGAAAATTCTGCAGCACGGTCTTTTGCTTACAACTTGTTCTTTTTTGCCATACGTTCTTTTGCATTTATCTTGGTTCCTCCATCACTGGGGAGATTTATATTTTCCAAAGGGgagagtaagagaaagaaatATATAAATCTATCTGCAAAGAGtgtttttttacttatttttatttttaacagcaTCTTGCTGCATCAAGAGGTTATGAAGACATTACCCGTTTCCTTATACAGGAAGGAGTTGATATTAACATCAAAGGTAATTCTCTTATCCTACAAAGTTTTGTAAATGTAACCTACTGAGCATATCATAATGATAATGTGATCATTTTGCGCGTAGATAAATTTGGAAATACGCCCTTACTGGAAGCTATCAAGAATGGACATGATCATGTCGCATCTTTGCTTGTTGAAGAAAAGGCTGAATTGAGCTTGGATGATGCTGGCAGTTTTCTTTGTTCAGTTGTTTCGCATGGGGATTCTGATCTTCTCAAAAGGATTTTGTCCAATGGCATTGATCCAAACTCCAAGGATTATGATCACCGAACCCCGCTTCATGTAGCTGCTTCAGAAGGACTACATATGATGGCAAAGTTGCTCATAGAAGCTGGAGCTAGTGTTTTCTCGAAAGACAGGTAGATTTCATTTTTTTAGTAATCTTTATGAGCAAGTtgttcattttataatttgagCCCTATCTAGATGTGAATGAAGCTATTTTCATTATCTGAGGATATAGATGAGGCCAAATAATTAGGTCCAATTAGAATAAGTTAAAACTAAGCTTTTGAAGAATG
This is a stretch of genomic DNA from Manihot esculenta cultivar AM560-2 chromosome 2, M.esculenta_v8, whole genome shotgun sequence. It encodes these proteins:
- the LOC110608467 gene encoding potassium channel SKOR isoform X2; translated protein: MGGHREREIMNEEEEEKDEKQEDREYEVTGVRDRIHSSLGSRFNLIENEFGIESGNRRMFSRESVINGIRYVSRGLFIHPENRWYRAWTKFILIWAIYSSFFTPMEFGFFRGLPENLFILDIVGQLAFLFDIVLQFFIAYRDSQTYRMIYKRTPIAIRYLKSHFFIDLLACMPWDMIYKACGRKEEVRYLLWIRLSRVRKLTNFFQNMEKDIRINYLFTRIVKLTAVELYCTHTAACIFYYLATTLPSSEEGYTWIGSLKMGDYSYSHFREIDIWKRYVTSLYFAIVTMATVGYGDIHAVNMREMIFVMIYVSFDMVLGAYLIGNMTALIVKGSKTEKFRDKMTDLIKYLNRNRLGRDIRNQIKGHLRLQYESSYTEASVLQDIPISIRAKISQTLYMPYIEKVPLFKGCSAEFINQIVIRLHEEFFLPGEVIMEQGNVVDQLYFVCHGVLEVVGTGEDGSEETVSLLQPNSSFGEISLVCNIPLPYTIRVCELCRLLRLDKQSFSNILEIYFYDGRKILNNILEGKESSLRDKQLESDLAFHIGKQEAELALRVNSAAYHGDLYELKGFARAGAGLNRTDYDGRSPLHLAASRGYEDITRFLIQEGVDINIKDKFGNTPLLEAIKNGHDHVASLLVEEKAELSLDDAGSFLCSVVSHGDSDLLKRILSNGIDPNSKDYDHRTPLHVAASEGLHMMAKLLIEAGASVFSKDRWGKTPLDEGRMSGNKNLIKLLEDAKSAHLSEFPPHSQEITEKIQRRKCTIFPFHPWGPKEEKRSGIVLWVPQTLEELIKTAVEQLQLPQDCYMLTEDAGKILDVDMIDDGEKLYLISETHKI
- the LOC110608467 gene encoding potassium channel SKOR isoform X3, which gives rise to MGGHREREIMNEEEEEKDEKQEDREYEVTGVRDRIHSSLGSRFNLIENEFGIESGNRRMFSRESVINGIRYVSRGLFIHPENRWYRAWTKFILIWAIYSSFFTPMEFGFFRGLPENLFILDIVGQLAFLFDIVLQFFIAYRDSQTYRMIYKRTPIAIRYLKSHFFIDLLACMPWDMIYKACGRKEEVRYLLWIRLSRVRKLTNFFQNMEKDIRINYLFTRIVKLTAVELYCTHTAACIFYYLATTLPSSEEGYTWIGSLKMGDYSYSHFREIDIWKRYVTSLYFAIVTMATVGYGDIHAVNMREMIFVMIYVSFDMVLGAYLIGNMTALIVKGSKTEKFRDKMTDLIKYLNRNRLGRDIRNQIKGHLRLQYESSYTEASVLQDIPISIRAKISQTLYMPYIEKVPLFKGCSAEFINQIVIRLHEEFFLPGEVIMEQGNVVDQLYFVCHGVLEVVGTGEDGSEETVSLLQPNSSFGEISLVCNIPLPYTIRVCELCRLLRLDKQSFSNILEIYFYDGRKILNNILEGKESSLRDKQLESDLAFHIGKQEAELALRVNSAAYHGDLYELKGFARAGAGLNRTDYDGRSPLHLAASRGYEDITRFLIQEGVDINIKDKFGNTPLLEAIKNGHDHVASLLVEEKAELSLDDAGSFLCSVVSHGDSDLLKRILSNGIDPNSKDYDHRTPLHVAASEGLHMMAKLLIEAGASVFSKDRWGKTPLDEGRMSGNKNLIKLLEDAKSAHLSEFPPHSQEITGERGCSVVVVLSCLCLEN
- the LOC110608467 gene encoding potassium channel SKOR isoform X1; translation: MGGHREREIMNEEEEEKDEKQEDREYEVTGVRDRIHSSLGSRFNLIENEFGIESGNRRMFSRESVINGIRYVSRGLFIHPENRWYRAWTKFILIWAIYSSFFTPMEFGFFRGLPENLFILDIVGQLAFLFDIVLQFFIAYRDSQTYRMIYKRTPIAIRYLKSHFFIDLLACMPWDMIYKACGRKEEVRYLLWIRLSRVRKLTNFFQNMEKDIRINYLFTRIVKLTAVELYCTHTAACIFYYLATTLPSSEEGYTWIGSLKMGDYSYSHFREIDIWKRYVTSLYFAIVTMATVGYGDIHAVNMREMIFVMIYVSFDMVLGAYLIGNMTALIVKGSKTEKFRDKMTDLIKYLNRNRLGRDIRNQIKGHLRLQYESSYTEASVLQDIPISIRAKISQTLYMPYIEKVPLFKGCSAEFINQIVIRLHEEFFLPGEVIMEQGNVVDQLYFVCHGVLEVVGTGEDGSEETVSLLQPNSSFGEISLVCNIPLPYTIRVCELCRLLRLDKQSFSNILEIYFYDGRKILNNILEGKESSLRDKQLESDLAFHIGKQEAELALRVNSAAYHGDLYELKGFARAGAGLNRTDYDGRSPLHLAASRGYEDITRFLIQEGVDINIKDKFGNTPLLEAIKNGHDHVASLLVEEKAELSLDDAGSFLCSVVSHGDSDLLKRILSNGIDPNSKDYDHRTPLHVAASEGLHMMAKLLIEAGASVFSKDRWGKTPLDEGRMSGNKNLIKLLEDAKSAHLSEFPPHSQEITVTEKIQRRKCTIFPFHPWGPKEEKRSGIVLWVPQTLEELIKTAVEQLQLPQDCYMLTEDAGKILDVDMIDDGEKLYLISETHKI